The Thermodesulfovibrionales bacterium DNA window GTAAGAGCTGGAAGAATCTCTGCCGGACTTCGGAGGAAGGGCGTTACCCTGCCGATGTCTGATCTTGTCATAGGCGCAGCGGCATTGGAACACAGCCTTGAGGTTCTCACCCTGGACGATCATTTCGCAAGCATTCCTGGATTAAGACGGTACCATTAGTATGGCTGGACAGAACCACTTGCTGAAAAGGAGCATCCTTGAATATTGAAGAGAGGAAACCAGGAAGAGTGTTAGTGACCGGCGCCGCCGGATTTATCGGATTCCATCTCTCGAAGAGATTGCTCGGGAAGGGTGATGAAGTCGTTGGGCTCGACAACCTCAACGATTACTACGATGTGAACCTGAAGCTGAACAGATTGAAACAGCTCGAGGGACTGCCGGGCTTCACATTTGCAAAGATGGACCTTGCTGACAAGAAGGGGATGAGCAGCCTTTTTTCTGAAAGAAACTTTGATATCGTGGTGAATCTCGCTGCCCAGGCAGGCGTGAGGTACTCCTTAGTAAATCCCTATTCCTATATCGACAGCAACATCAGCGGCTTCCTCAATATCCTCGAGGGCTGCCGGCATAATAGCGTCAAACACCTCGTCTTTGCCTCTTCAAGCTCTGTCTACGGCGCCAATACGAACATGCCTTTTTCGGTCCACCATAATGTGGACCATCCCGTATCGCTTTACGCAGCTACCAAGAAGGCGAACGAGCTTATGGCCCACACCTACTCGAGCCTTTACAGCATCCCCTGCAC harbors:
- a CDS encoding NAD-dependent epimerase, with amino-acid sequence MNIEERKPGRVLVTGAAGFIGFHLSKRLLGKGDEVVGLDNLNDYYDVNLKLNRLKQLEGLPGFTFAKMDLADKKGMSSLFSERNFDIVVNLAAQAGVRYSLVNPYSYIDSNISGFLNILEGCRHNSVKHLVFASSSSVYGANTNMPFSVHHNVDHPVSLYAATKKANELMAHTYSSLYSIPCTGLRFFTVYGPWGRPDMALFLFTKAILEGRPIDVFNYGKMQRDFTYIDDIVEGVTRVMDKVPQPNPNWSGSKPDSATSYAPYKLYNIGNNNPVELMKFIEALEDCLGKKAEKNLLPIQAGDVPATYADIDDLIKDVGFRPSTSVQDGIMKFVEWYRQYYNPR